A single genomic interval of uncultured Desulfobacter sp. harbors:
- a CDS encoding radical SAM protein, protein MDLSNHPCFNAKMKGIYGRVHLPVAPRCNIQCNYCDRKYDCVNESRPGVTSAVLKPSQAMIYLDYVLEKVKNISVVGIAGPGDPFANPDETMETLQMVHRQYPEIILCLATNGLGIGPYIDDLAEMNLRHVTITLNAIDPEIGSQLYAFVRHGKRTLGPKPGFEVLLEKQLEAIIHLKEKNITTKVNTVIIPGINDGHIEAIAEKMAELKVDVLNCIPFYPNKGSNFGHLKEPSKSLVKDIRKKAEKHIPQMYHCKRCRADAVGILGEENGRKITEKLQECAQMPEIYGDKRPYVAAASLDGRLVNQHLGKAEELLIYGQEDNGDVYFVEARKTPKPGGGKQRWEDLSDMLSDCRALMVTGLGDSPRRILSQKKIDVLELDGTIAEAAEAAFEGHSMDFMVQRDVQACNKKNPMAGIMGCGF, encoded by the coding sequence ATGGATCTATCCAATCACCCATGTTTCAATGCCAAGATGAAAGGTATATACGGACGAGTGCACCTTCCCGTTGCACCACGATGCAATATTCAATGCAATTACTGTGATCGAAAATACGACTGTGTCAATGAAAGTCGGCCCGGGGTAACCAGTGCGGTCCTGAAACCAAGCCAGGCCATGATCTACCTCGATTATGTACTTGAAAAAGTGAAAAACATTTCGGTCGTAGGGATCGCGGGCCCGGGCGATCCATTTGCCAATCCTGATGAAACCATGGAAACGCTTCAGATGGTACACCGGCAATATCCTGAAATAATTCTTTGTTTAGCCACCAACGGTTTGGGTATCGGCCCGTATATTGATGACCTGGCCGAGATGAACCTGCGCCATGTCACGATCACTTTAAATGCGATTGATCCTGAAATTGGATCACAGCTGTACGCGTTTGTTCGTCATGGCAAGAGAACGTTAGGCCCTAAACCCGGCTTCGAGGTTTTGCTGGAAAAGCAACTTGAGGCGATCATCCACCTTAAAGAAAAAAACATCACTACTAAAGTCAACACCGTCATTATACCGGGAATTAATGACGGGCACATTGAAGCGATCGCTGAAAAAATGGCCGAACTGAAGGTCGACGTTCTCAACTGCATCCCTTTTTATCCCAATAAAGGGTCTAATTTTGGGCACTTGAAAGAACCGTCTAAATCATTAGTAAAAGATATTCGGAAAAAGGCGGAAAAACATATCCCCCAGATGTATCATTGCAAACGCTGCCGCGCCGATGCCGTAGGCATTCTGGGTGAAGAAAATGGCCGGAAAATCACTGAGAAACTTCAAGAATGTGCACAGATGCCGGAAATCTACGGCGATAAGCGGCCTTATGTGGCGGCTGCCAGCCTTGACGGTCGACTGGTCAATCAACACCTCGGAAAAGCCGAAGAATTATTAATTTATGGCCAAGAAGACAATGGTGACGTTTATTTTGTCGAAGCCCGAAAGACACCCAAACCCGGCGGTGGAAAGCAGCGCTGGGAGGACCTAAGCGATATGCTCAGTGATTGCAGGGCATTGATGGTCACCGGACTCGGGGATAGCCCGCGTCGTATACTCAGCCAAAAGAAAATTGATGTTTTAGAATTGGACGGAACAATCGCAGAGGCTGCTGAAGCCGCTTTCGAGGGTCACAGCATGGACTTTATGGTCCAGCGAGATGTACAGGCATGCAATAAAAAGAACCCAATGGCCGGGATTATGGGGTGTGGATTTTGA